The Actinomycetota bacterium genome has a window encoding:
- a CDS encoding cytochrome c oxidase assembly protein, whose translation MLTPVLAHPGQPPAPHDLWGAWNLHPVLLLGLLLAGWAYRRGQIGGPRRPVDTWRARCFAAALAALGVALVSPLDALSGALASAHMVQHLLLLVVAAPLLALSAPSSAILRGSPLAVRRASGRWRRRVGLTHGNLGVLRHPAAVWLLSVGVIWFWHAAAPYDAALGNELVHVLEHASFLVTAVLFWHVVIGVR comes from the coding sequence ATGCTGACCCCGGTCCTGGCCCACCCCGGCCAGCCCCCGGCACCGCATGACCTCTGGGGCGCCTGGAACCTGCACCCGGTCCTGCTCCTGGGCTTGCTGCTCGCCGGCTGGGCCTACCGGCGCGGCCAGATCGGCGGGCCACGGCGGCCGGTCGACACCTGGCGGGCCAGGTGCTTCGCGGCGGCGCTGGCGGCCCTCGGCGTCGCGCTGGTCTCGCCCCTCGACGCCCTCTCGGGCGCCCTCGCCTCGGCCCACATGGTCCAGCACCTGCTGCTGCTGGTGGTCGCGGCCCCGCTGCTGGCCCTCAGCGCCCCGTCCAGCGCCATCCTGCGGGGCAGCCCCCTGGCCGTGCGCCGGGCCAGCGGCCGCTGGCGGCGGCGGGTCGGGCTGACCCACGGCAACCTCGGCGTCCTACGCCACCCGGCCGCCGTATGGCTGCTCTCGGTTGGGGTCATCTGGTTCTGGCACGCTGCGGCCCCCTACGACGCCGCCTTGGGCAACGAGCTCGTCCACGTCCTGGAGCATGCCAGCTTCCTGGTCACGGCCGTCCTGTTCTGGCACGTCGTCATCGGTGTCCG